In Halosimplex halophilum, the genomic stretch CTCGACGACCCGCTCGCGCTCGCCGGCCACCTCCCCGATCACGGTGACCGCGGGTGGCGAGATGTCGGCCTCGTCGCGGGCGTCGACGATGGTGTCGAGCGTGCCGGTGGCGACCCGCTGGTCCGGCCAGGTCGCCCGCTCGACCAGCGCGACGGGCGTGTCGGCGGCCATCCCGGCCGCCCGGAGCGCGGCGGTGTAGTCGGGCAGCTTGCCGACACCCATCAGGACGACGATGGTCCCGCCCGTCGCCGCGAGCGCCTCCCAGTCGACCGCCGATTCGTCCTTCGTCGGATCCTCGTGGCCGGTGACGAACGAGACCGAGGAGGCGTGGTCGCGGTGGGTCGCGGGGATGCCCGCGACCGCCGGGCCGGCGATGGCCGAGGTGACCCCCGGGACGACCTCGAAGGGGACCCCGTGGTCGGCGAGGTAGGCGGCCTCCTCGCCGCCGCGGCCGAAGACGAACGGGTCACCGCCCTTCAGTCGGACGACCGTCTTCCCCTCCTCCGCGAGTTCGACCAGCCGCTCGTTGGTGACCGACTGGGGCGTCCGGTCGCCGCCCGCCCGCTTGCCCACGTCCTCGCGGTTCTCCTCGGGGATCAGCCCGAGGATCTCGGGGCCGGGCAGCTTGTCGTGCAGCACCACGTCGGCCTCGTCGAGGAGCCGGCGGGCCTTGACGGTCAGCAGGTCCGGGTCGCCCGGGCCGGAGCCGACGAGGTAGACGGTCCCGGTCATTCCTCGCCACCCGCGCCGTCGTCGGCGCCCTTCCCGTCGCCGTCCCCGTCGGGCGTGTCCGGCGAGGCGCTGGCGGCGCCGCTCTCCTCGCCGGCGTCCCGTCGGGCCCGCTCGATGATGTCGGCGGCGCCGGCGTCGGCCAACTCGGCCGCGAACTCGCGGGCGGCCGCCGCGTGGCGCTGGACGGGCAGCTCGCGGGTCTCGCGGACCTCCTCGTCGCCCTCGCGGTCGAGCACCCGGACGGAGGCCCGGACGACAGACCCCTGGAGGACGGCGTAGATGCCGATCGGAGCGACGCAGCCCCCGCCGAGTTCGTCCAGCACCGTTCGCTCGACGGTCGCCTCGACGCGCGTCGGCGAGTGGTCCAGCACGCTCCGCAGGTCCTCCGCGAGGTCGCCGTCCATGGCCGTGACCGCCAGCGTCCCCTGGCCCGGCGCCGGGACGAACTCGTCGGGGTTCAGCTGCCGGTGTTCGACGTGGTGGAGCAGCCCCGCCCGCTCCAGCCCCGCCTCCGCGAGGACGATGGCGTCGTACTCGGTGTCCGGGTCGCGCTCCAGCGCCCGCCGCTCCAGTTCCGTCAGGTCCTCGAACCACTCCTCGACGGTGCGGTCGTACTCGGAGTCGTCCTCGTCGTCGCCGTCCCCCTGGCCGCTGTCGTCGCCCTCGTCGTTCAGGTGCTTGTACTCCGCCATGTCCTCGACCTCCTCGTCGGCCTCGGCGACGACGCGGCGTTCGTGTTCGCGGAGCAGCGGCGGCGCGAGCAGTTTCTGGATACGCGTGTCGACGTTCCCGCGCAGCGGCTGCACGTCCAGGTCGTCGCGCTCGGCGAGCAACTGCGCCCCCCGGCGGAGGCTGGAGGTGCCGACCGTCGCGCCCTCGGGCAGTCCCGCGAGGGAGGTGCCCTCGCGGGTGACCAGCACGTCCCGCGGCGCGGCCCGCTCGGGGACGCCCGCGACGACCATGTTTTCGGGCATCTCGGTGGGCATGTCCTTCATCGAGTGGACGGCGGCGTCGCAGTCGCCCTCGATCACCTCCTCGTCGAGCGCGCGGACGAACGCGCCGGTCTTGCCCAGCTCGTGGATGGCCTCGTCGGTGATCTGGTCGCCCGTGGTCTCGACCTCGACGAGTTCCACGTCGAAGCGGCGGTTCTCCAGCCGTTCCTTGATGGCGGCCGCCTGGCGCAGCGCCAGGTCGGACCCGCGGGTCCCCAGCCGGAGCGTCGTACTCATTACCTCTCAGTGGTCGGCCCGCCGTGAAAAGCACACCACTTCCGCGCTCGCTCACCCGGGGTCGTCACCACACCGCACAGCCGTCGCCTCGCCGGCACGGCTCGCCCGGGCGGCGGCGGAACCCGGCAGACACTTGCCGGTGGTAGCCCAAGCCGGCGGCGATGACGGAGGGGACGTACACGCTGGTCGTCGAACTGGCCGCGCCGGCGACGGTCGAGGTGGGCGCGCTGGGCGACCGGGCGTTCCCGGCGGGGTACTACGCCTACACCGGGAGCGCGTTCGGACCGGGCGGGTTCGCCCGCGTCGAGCGCCACCGCGAACTGGCCGCCGGCGAGCGCGACGCCCGCCACTGGCACGTCGACTACCTGCTCGGTCACCCCGACGCCGGGATCGACGCGGTCGTCCGGACCGCCGGCGCGGACGTGGAGTGTGCGGTCGGCCGCGCGCTCGCCGGCGCGGACGGGACCGAGCGCGTCGAGGGGTTCGGCGCCTCGGACTGCGACTGCGACTCCCACCTCGTCCACGCCGAGGACGGCGCGGCGCTCCGGCGGGCCGTCGAACGGGCCCACGGGAGCGGCGACCGAGCGTGAGCCGACGGCTCGGGCTCGTTCGCCGTCGCCGATACCCCACCTGCACCCCCGGGCAACGGACGGCGCGGTCGCTCGCAGGTCTCGCTCGCGCGGGGCCGGTCGCGGCTATCGGCCGGTCGCCTGCCGGTCGGTCGACTCCCGCCCGGCCTCGCCGGTGGCCCGTCCCCCGCCGGTGACGGTCACCTCGCCGGACCCGTCGACGACCACGTCGTAGCCGTAGTACGTGAACTCGACCTCGAACTCCCCGCCCTCCCGTCCGGCCGTCTCGACCAGTCGTTCGAGCGCGCCGACGTCTACCGCGTCGTAGAGCGGTTCGTCCAGTTGCAGCGGGTCGACGCCTTCCCGCGCCGCGATCTCCGTGCTCACCTTGGTGCTCAACATTTCACCCATCACCGTGCGACCGTCCGCCAGCGACGGGCTTAACGGTGGCGGTGCGCACGCAAGATTCTGTAGGAAAGGCCGATATTTCTGCGGATTTCGCAGTTTTCTCCCGGCGTTGACTCGTGGGATCGACTGTTCGACGGGGGGACATGTCGGCACGCCTCCCGGTCACCCGTCGGTCGCCGACGTGCCGAAGTGGTTGAACGGCTGGACGTGGTCCGTCTTGACGATGTCGGAGCTGACGATCTCGATCCCCAGGTCGGTGACCGCGGCGAGGAGGTCGTCGACGGCGCCGGAGCCGGTGGCGATCGCCTCGACGTGGAGGTTCTCGGTCCCGGTCAACAGTTCGCGGACGCGGACGACGCCCGGCAGCTCCAGCAGGTCGCCGGCCAGCGCCGACCGCTCGGCGGGCGGCGCCCGGCAGACGACGAAGACGTGCAGCTGGAACCCCGCCCGCTCGTAGTCGATCTCGGGGTGGTATCCCCGTACTACGCCGGTCGCCTCCAGCCGGTCGATGCGGTTCCGGACGGTGCTGGCCGAGACGCCCACCGCCTCGGCCATCTCGGCGGCCGTCGCCTCCCTGGCGTTCTCCTGCAGCGCGTGGAGGATCCCCCGGTCCACGTCGTCGAGCTCGTGGGCCATACGCCCGTTTGCAGCGCCGGCGCGAAAACCGTTCGGCCGGCGACCGCTCGGCCCCGGCGCCGGCCGCCGCGCGGGCGTCGCGGGAGACCTCTCGGATCCGTTACCGAACCCCGTTTCTGCGAGGGCTGAAGTGACGGCCGCCCGACGGCACACGCATGTCCCCGACGGACGACACAGACGCGCTCGAAGAACTCGCGAGTCTACCGACGGTCGCCCACCCCACGGCCTCGCCCGACGGCGACGAGGTGGCGCTGTACTACGACGGGACCGGCCGCAACGAACTCCACGTGCTCGATATCGAGACGGGCGAACTCGAACAGTGGTCCGACGGCGAGGTGCCGCGCAACGCCCGCTGGTTCCTCAAGTGGGGCGCCGACGGCGACCGCGTGTTCTTCCACCGCGACGAGGACGGCGACGAACAGAACGACATCTACGCCATCGACCGCGACGGGACGGTCGAACCTATCGTCGAGATGGAAGGTCAGTGCATGCTCACGAGCGTCGCCGCCGACGGCTCCCGCATCGTCTTCGGGTCCTCCCGCGACGGCCAGATGAACGTCTACGCCCGCGACCTGGCGACCGGCGAGACGACGAAACTCACCGACTACGAGCGGGCGGTGTGGGGCGCGCACCTCTCGCCGGACGGCGAGCGCATCGCCTACGCGACCAACGAGACCGACGACTTCGACAACCAGGACGCTTACGTCGCCGACGCGGACGGGTCGAACCCCCGGAACCTCGAACTCGGCGAGGTCGGCGCCGAGTGCGGCCCCGCCGACTGGGGGCCCGACGGCGACCGCCTGCTCGTCAGCGACAACACGCCGGACCTGGGGCGAGTCGGGGTCTACGACCTCGACGCGGACGCGGTGACCTGGCTCGGCGACGGCGAGTACGACGAGGAGGGGGTCGCGTTCCTGAACGACGGGCGCGTGCTCGCCAGCCGCGAGCGCGACGCCGTGACGATGCCGGTCGTCTACGACCCCGGGACCGGCGAGGGGCGCGAACTCGACCTGCCCGAGGGCGTTGCCTCGACGGGCTGGGGGTACAGCAGCCCGGATCTGGGCGGCGGCCGCGTGCTCGTCGAGCACACCACGCCCACCCGCCGCACGGAACTGCTGGCCTACGACCTCGACTCGGACAGCGCCGAGACGCTGCTGGAGGCCGACCACGGCCCCTTCGAGCCCGACGACTTCGCCGACGCCGAGTACTTCACCGTCGAGTCGGACGGGGTGCCCGACACGCCCCAGCGGGCCGTCGAGCACGACCCCTACGACGAACTGGAGATCGGCGCCCTGCTGTACGACTCGGGCGAGCGCCCGTCGCCGCTGATCGTCAACCCCCACGGCGGCCCGATGGCCCGCGACGCCAAGCAGTTCGACCTCTACACGCAGGTGCTGGCGATGCGCGGCTACTCCGTGTTGCAGGTCAACTACCGCGGGTCGACCGGCCGGGGCCGGGAGTTCAAGGAGCGCCTGCTCGACGACTGGGGCGGCGCCGAACAGGGCGACGTGGCGACCGCCGCCGAACACGTCGTCGCCGAGCGCGACTGGATCGACGACGACCGCGTCGTCGTCTTCGGCGGCTCCTACGGCGGCTACTCCGCCTACTGGCAGGCGGTGCAGTACCCCGACCTGTACGACGCCGCCGTCGCCTGGATCGGCATCACAGACCTGGCGGACATGTACGAGAACACGATGCCCCACTTCAGGACGGAGCTCATGGAGAAGTACCTCGGGACGCCCGACGAGAACCCCGACCTGTACGAGGAGCGCTCGCCGGTCACGCACATCGAGAACGTCGATTCACCGCTGCTGGTCGTCCACGGCGTCAACGACCGGCGGGTCCCCGTCTCCCAGGCCCGTATCGTCCGCGAGGCGCTCGACGACGCCGGCTACGAGGAAGGCCCGGACGGCGACTTCGAGTACGAGGAACTCGGCGAGGAGGGCCACGCCTCCTCCGACCAGCAGCAGAAGCTCCGGCTGTTCCGCCTGCTCGACGACTTCCTCGACCGCCGGGTCGGCGCGCCCGCCGCGGCCGAGGCCGACGACTGACGCCCGCCGAGGCGGCGCGGTTCAGATGCCCAGCACCGACCGGATCCCGTCGATCGGGCCGCCCCGGTCGAACAGCCGCTCCATCTCGTCGGCCGCGAGTTCGAAGTCGAATACGTCGAAATTCGCCCGGATGTGTTCGGGGTCGCTGGACATCGGGATCGCCGAGACCATCGGCTGCTGGACCAGCCAGCGGAGCGCGACCTGACTCGCGGTCTTCCCGTGATGGTCGCCGATCTCGGCGAGCTCGTCGTCGTCTGCCAGTCCGCCCACGTCGAGCGGGCTGTAGGCGGTCAGCATCACGCCCTCCTCGACGCAGAACCGGAGGAGGTCGTCGCGGCGCTTCCGGACGTGGTACTCGACCTGGTTGGTGAGGATCGGGGCCTCGGAGGCGTCCATCGCCTCCCGTAGTTGTTCGACCGAGAAGTTCGAGACGCCGACGTGGCGGACGAGCCCGTCGTCGCGGAGGTCGTTCATCGCCCGCAGCGTCTCGGCGTGGGGCACGTCGTCGTTGGGCGAGTGGATGAGCAGCAGGTCGACGTAGTCGGTGTCGAGGCGGTCGAGGCTCGCACGGGTCGACGCGACGGCGTCGTCGTACGCGCGGTTGTCGCTCGCGAGCTTGGTGGTGAGAAAGACCTCCTCGCGGTCGAGTGCCGCGTCCCTGACGGCCTCCCCGACGGCGGGCTCACTGCCGTAGATCTGCGCGGTGTCGACGTGGCGGTAGCCCGCGTCGAGCGCCGCCGCGACGGCGCGGCGCTGCTCGGCGTGGCTGTCCATCCGGGCGGTCCCGAACCCCAGGGCCGGCACGTCGACGTTCGCGGCCGTGACGTATTCCATACCGCGATATCGGCCGAAGCGGCGAAAAGACTTGGGCAGGTGTTCGCAGGCGCTCGTCGGGCGGGTCTCCGGCGGAGCGGCCCGACGGGCGAGTCGCGTCCCGGCGTCGGTCTCGGTCCCGGCGGGGGTCAGTCCAGCCGTTCCCAGTCGGGCGCCTCGGCGAGGGCGTCGCGGGCCGCGACCACGTCCGGGTCGGCGACGCCGTAGAACAGTTCGCGGCCGACGGGCGTCCGGACGCGGAGGACGGCCGTGTTGTCGGTCACGTCGAAGGCGGCCACCGCCCACGGCGTCCCGCGACAGCGCCACTCGCCCGCCAGCGTCGCGTCGGCCCCGGTCGTCACGCGGTCGCCCAGTTCCCAGCTGAGCCGCGTCGTCCGGTCCAGCGAGACGGGGACGGCGTCGGGGAGCCCGCCCCGGTCGCCGCCGACCGCCCCGTCGCGAGCGCTCTGTGTCGACATACCATAGCCCACGGTAGACCCCATCAAAAATCATCCGCTTCGCTTGCGACACCGGTCGGTCGCGGGGCGTCGCCGCCGCGTTCGCGACGGTGTGGCGGCCGATCAGGACCCGGTCGACGTGTCCGTCTCGCCGCCTGTCTCCGTCTCGCCGGTCGAGGTATCGTCGCTCGCCGTCGTCCCGCCGGTCCCGGGCGTCCCGTCACCGGTCGCGATCCCCTCGGGCAGCTCGACCCGTTCGAGGTCGGTCGTGACGAGGTTGCCCTCGGGGTCGGTCACGTCGAACTCGCTGGTCATCCGGTAGGCCTGGCCCTCCTCGACGCTGGCGTCGCCGGCGGGGTAGATCTGGAAGGTCCCGCCGTTGATCCACCGGGCGAAGCGGGTGTTGTAGTCGGAGAAGATGTCCGACCCCGCCACGTCGTCCCTGGGCGTCCACTCGACGACCTCGGAGGTGATCTCCAGGATCGCCCCCGGCCGGTAGTTCGACCACCGGACGAGCGCCTTGCCGCCGCCCTCGTCGAAGACGTTCACGTCGTCGGGGTCGAAGACCCGCTCCTGGTCGAGTTCGGTGAACCGCACGTCGACGACGCCCTGGTCGCCGGCGTCGTCGCTCAGCCACGTGAAGTTGTCGTGGAGTTCGTACACCCGCCCCTCCGTGATCTCCGCGTCGTGGGCAGGGAAGAAGAGCACGTCCTCCTCGGTGTTGACGTACTCGACGACCCGCGTGTTGTAGTCGCTCCAGACCGCGCCGTCCTCGACGCCCTCGACCTCGGGCTGTTGCTCGATGACCGGCGACGTGACGCGGAACTGCGCGCCGCCGCGGAACGCGTCGGCGAACATCAGCGCCTTGCCGCCGTTGCCGCCGCCCTCGACGGCATCGTCGCCGTC encodes the following:
- a CDS encoding HalOD1 output domain-containing protein; the encoded protein is MGEMLSTKVSTEIAAREGVDPLQLDEPLYDAVDVGALERLVETAGREGGEFEVEFTYYGYDVVVDGSGEVTVTGGGRATGEAGRESTDRQATGR
- the cobA gene encoding uroporphyrinogen-III C-methyltransferase, which encodes MTGTVYLVGSGPGDPDLLTVKARRLLDEADVVLHDKLPGPEILGLIPEENREDVGKRAGGDRTPQSVTNERLVELAEEGKTVVRLKGGDPFVFGRGGEEAAYLADHGVPFEVVPGVTSAIAGPAVAGIPATHRDHASSVSFVTGHEDPTKDESAVDWEALAATGGTIVVLMGVGKLPDYTAALRAAGMAADTPVALVERATWPDQRVATGTLDTIVDARDEADISPPAVTVIGEVAGERERVVEFLRGYGGDAPGDGDSAATDGDGVPDGDAARAADGVESNGGSDG
- a CDS encoding GIY-YIG nuclease family protein, yielding MTEGTYTLVVELAAPATVEVGALGDRAFPAGYYAYTGSAFGPGGFARVERHRELAAGERDARHWHVDYLLGHPDAGIDAVVRTAGADVECAVGRALAGADGTERVEGFGASDCDCDSHLVHAEDGAALRRAVERAHGSGDRA
- a CDS encoding S9 family peptidase, translating into MSPTDDTDALEELASLPTVAHPTASPDGDEVALYYDGTGRNELHVLDIETGELEQWSDGEVPRNARWFLKWGADGDRVFFHRDEDGDEQNDIYAIDRDGTVEPIVEMEGQCMLTSVAADGSRIVFGSSRDGQMNVYARDLATGETTKLTDYERAVWGAHLSPDGERIAYATNETDDFDNQDAYVADADGSNPRNLELGEVGAECGPADWGPDGDRLLVSDNTPDLGRVGVYDLDADAVTWLGDGEYDEEGVAFLNDGRVLASRERDAVTMPVVYDPGTGEGRELDLPEGVASTGWGYSSPDLGGGRVLVEHTTPTRRTELLAYDLDSDSAETLLEADHGPFEPDDFADAEYFTVESDGVPDTPQRAVEHDPYDELEIGALLYDSGERPSPLIVNPHGGPMARDAKQFDLYTQVLAMRGYSVLQVNYRGSTGRGREFKERLLDDWGGAEQGDVATAAEHVVAERDWIDDDRVVVFGGSYGGYSAYWQAVQYPDLYDAAVAWIGITDLADMYENTMPHFRTELMEKYLGTPDENPDLYEERSPVTHIENVDSPLLVVHGVNDRRVPVSQARIVREALDDAGYEEGPDGDFEYEELGEEGHASSDQQQKLRLFRLLDDFLDRRVGAPAAAEADD
- a CDS encoding aldo/keto reductase translates to MEYVTAANVDVPALGFGTARMDSHAEQRRAVAAALDAGYRHVDTAQIYGSEPAVGEAVRDAALDREEVFLTTKLASDNRAYDDAVASTRASLDRLDTDYVDLLLIHSPNDDVPHAETLRAMNDLRDDGLVRHVGVSNFSVEQLREAMDASEAPILTNQVEYHVRKRRDDLLRFCVEEGVMLTAYSPLDVGGLADDDELAEIGDHHGKTASQVALRWLVQQPMVSAIPMSSDPEHIRANFDVFDFELAADEMERLFDRGGPIDGIRSVLGI
- the hemC gene encoding hydroxymethylbilane synthase — protein: MSTTLRLGTRGSDLALRQAAAIKERLENRRFDVELVEVETTGDQITDEAIHELGKTGAFVRALDEEVIEGDCDAAVHSMKDMPTEMPENMVVAGVPERAAPRDVLVTREGTSLAGLPEGATVGTSSLRRGAQLLAERDDLDVQPLRGNVDTRIQKLLAPPLLREHERRVVAEADEEVEDMAEYKHLNDEGDDSGQGDGDDEDDSEYDRTVEEWFEDLTELERRALERDPDTEYDAIVLAEAGLERAGLLHHVEHRQLNPDEFVPAPGQGTLAVTAMDGDLAEDLRSVLDHSPTRVEATVERTVLDELGGGCVAPIGIYAVLQGSVVRASVRVLDREGDEEVRETRELPVQRHAAAAREFAAELADAGAADIIERARRDAGEESGAASASPDTPDGDGDGKGADDGAGGEE
- a CDS encoding Lrp/AsnC family transcriptional regulator yields the protein MAHELDDVDRGILHALQENAREATAAEMAEAVGVSASTVRNRIDRLEATGVVRGYHPEIDYERAGFQLHVFVVCRAPPAERSALAGDLLELPGVVRVRELLTGTENLHVEAIATGSGAVDDLLAAVTDLGIEIVSSDIVKTDHVQPFNHFGTSATDG